One Brassica oleracea var. oleracea cultivar TO1000 chromosome C7, BOL, whole genome shotgun sequence genomic window carries:
- the LOC106305608 gene encoding protein IDA-LIKE 1 has protein sequence MNLSYKTMFVSVYFVMILLVFSSRNAAARMGTIKVSEIEIAQTRSRTPRHEFTEGFRFKNRELHFLSKRVLVPPSGPSNRHNSVVNDLKH, from the coding sequence ATGAATCTTTCTTATAAAACAATGTTTGTAAGTGTTTATTTCGTTATGATCCTCTTGGTTTTTAGCTCACGCAACGCTGCGGCAAGGATGGGAACAATTAAGGTTTCTGAAATTGAGATAGCTCAAACAAGATCAAGAACACCAAGACATGAGTTCACGGAGGGTTTTAGATTCAAAAATCGTGAGTTGCACTTTTTGTCCAAACGGGTGCTTGTACCACCTTCGGGACCTTCCAACAGGCACAATTCTGTGGTGAATGATCTCAAACACTAG
- the LOC106302042 gene encoding piriformospora indica-insensitive protein 2, with product MSWIQSVLFLFLVFRWCIAGESSSPEVTDDGAPMEISEREALYSTIQGFVGDSWNGSDLYPDPCGWTPIQGVSCDLYDDLWYVTELTLGLVHENSLACAASLEIKPQLFKLKHLKSLSFVKCFTSSLTISKEDWISLGSNLESLEFRSNPGLIGELPETFGSLTNLKSLVVLENGFNGKLPTRLCNLSSLKRLVLAGNLFTGTIPDCFNGFKNLLILDLSRNSFSGTLPSTIGEMVSLLKLDLSNNQLEGKLPQGIGFLKNLTLLDVRNNRISGGFSQNVEKIRSLTDLVLSGNPMDIDDMMGKWENMGSLVVLDLSKMGLRGDIPYGLTKLKRLRFLGLNDNELTGTVPSKELETLPYLGALYIHGNNLTGELRFSTKFYEKMGTRFKASKNPNLCQYDIVSESRSYVPPLGLKPCSKMKKTEGDLVILQTLRNLKKEDSSSSMSLMITRRVLSNGLTWDLLLELSLIVLLI from the exons ATGTCTTGGATTCAATCTGTTCTCTTCCTATTTCTTGTTTTCCGGTGGTGCATCGCCGGAGAATCATCGTCGCCGGAGGTAACTGATGACGGAGCTCCGATGGAGATATCAGAAAGGGAAGCTCTTTACTCAACGATTCAAGGGTTTGTTGGTGATTCTTGGAATGGCTCTGATCTTTATCCTGACCCTTGTGGTTGGACTCCTATTCAG GGTGTTTCTTGTGATCTCTATGATGACTTGTGGTATGTCACGGAGCTAACCCTAGGTCTTGTTCATGAAAACTCGCTTGCTTGCGCCGCAAGTTTGGAGATAAAGCCACAGCTATTCAAGCTCAAGCACTTGAAATCTCTCTCGTTCGTCAAATGTTTCACGTCTTCCTTAACAATATCCAAAGAAGATTGGATAAGCTTGGGAAGCAACTTAGAATCTCTCGAGTTTAGATCCAATCCCGGTTTGATTGGTGAACTTCCTGAAACATTTGGAAGTCTCACAAACCTAAAGTCTTTGGTGGTTCTTGAAAATGGGTTCAATGGGAAGTTACCGACCAGGCTTTGCAATCTATCGAGCTTAAAACGGTTGGTTCTTGCGGGAAACTTGTTCACCGGAACGATTCCAGATTGTTTCAATGGGTTTAAAAATCTATTGATCTTGGATTTGAGTAGAAACTCCTTCTCAGGGACATTGCCTTCAACTATTGGAGAGATGGTTTCGTTGCTTAAGCTTGACCTAAGCAATAACCAGCTAGAAGGGAAGTTACCACAAGGAATTGGGTTTTTGAAGAATCTGACACTGTTGGATGTGAGGAACAACAGAATCTCTGGTGGGTTTTCTCAAAACGTTGAAAAGATTCGTTCCTTAACAGATCTGGTTTTATCAGGAAACCCAATGGATATTGATGACATGATGGGGAAGTGGGAGAATATGGGCAGCTTGGTGGTTTTGGATCTATCTAAGATGGGTTTAAGAGGTGACATTCCTTATGGTTTAACCAAGTTGAAAAGATTGAGGTTTCTTGGTCTGAACGACAACGAGTTAACCGGTACAGTCCCATCAAAAGAGTTGGAGACTTTGCCTTATCTTGGTGCTCTGTACATCCACGGAAACAATCTAACGGGAGAGCTTAGATTCTCAACAAAGTTCTATGAGAAGATGGGGACAAGATTTAAGGCTTCAAAGAATCCGAATCTTTGTCAGTACGATATCGTGTCAGAATCTCGTAGCTACGTGCCTCCACTTGGTCTTAAGCCTTGCAGCAAGATGAAGAAAACAGAGGGTGATTTGGTAATTCTACAAACGTTGAGAAACCTTAAGAAAGAGGATTCAAGTTCATCAATGTCTTTGATGATTACAAGACGTGTGTTGTCAAATGGGTTGACGTGGGATTTGCTTTTGGAGCTTTCTCTTATTGTATTATTGATATAA